A stretch of the Glutamicibacter sp. JL.03c genome encodes the following:
- a CDS encoding 4a-hydroxytetrahydrobiopterin dehydratase — protein MSTQDVLDKQQISEYLKDLPHWREVPGAIAAVYQSTTAAQSIELLSEIAGAAELDQHHPDVDWRYNKIFVTTTSHDAGGRVTTRDIALAAKISERAEALGISAQPELIGVVEIAIDTADRKAIGAQWAAGLGYKEASDGSLVDPNHRLPSIWFQETSTPNPNRLHMDIWVPHSASGTVLDALKGAGAELDGESAPSFTVATDSQGNRFCVCTEQDR, from the coding sequence ATGAGTACCCAGGACGTTCTCGACAAGCAGCAAATCAGCGAGTATCTGAAGGACCTTCCGCACTGGCGCGAAGTGCCCGGAGCCATCGCGGCGGTCTACCAATCCACCACGGCAGCGCAATCCATCGAGCTCTTGAGCGAGATCGCCGGGGCCGCCGAGCTGGATCAGCACCACCCCGACGTGGACTGGCGGTATAACAAGATCTTTGTCACCACCACTTCCCATGATGCCGGTGGCAGGGTCACCACCCGGGATATTGCCTTGGCCGCAAAGATCTCCGAGCGGGCCGAGGCGCTGGGCATCAGTGCGCAGCCGGAGCTCATCGGGGTCGTTGAAATCGCCATCGACACCGCGGACCGGAAAGCCATCGGTGCCCAGTGGGCCGCGGGCCTGGGGTACAAGGAGGCCAGTGACGGCAGCCTGGTGGACCCCAACCATCGCCTGCCGTCCATCTGGTTCCAGGAAACCTCCACGCCGAACCCGAATCGGCTGCACATGGATATCTGGGTTCCGCATTCGGCCAGCGGCACGGTGCTCGACGCCCTGAAGGGCGCTGGGGCGGAACTGGATGGGGAATCCGCCCCGAGCTTCACCGTGGCCACGGACAGCCAGGGCAACCGGTTCTGCGTCTGCACCGAACAGGATCGGTGA
- a CDS encoding DUF4383 domain-containing protein — MRTSPNRLLATIFGAVYLLVGLLGFLVTAGVDFFATEGGKLIIFEVNPLHNVIHLAIGAVLLIAGLGSVSAAKLANTTVGAVYLLVGILGLFLASTSLNIIALNGADNVLHLASAIVLLSVGLSQDKAPAARTARS; from the coding sequence ATGCGCACATCACCTAACCGCTTGCTCGCAACGATTTTCGGAGCTGTCTATCTCCTCGTCGGCTTGCTCGGGTTCCTTGTCACCGCCGGCGTGGATTTCTTCGCCACAGAGGGTGGCAAGTTGATCATATTCGAGGTCAACCCACTGCATAACGTCATCCACCTGGCCATTGGCGCAGTACTGCTCATCGCCGGACTCGGATCCGTGAGTGCCGCCAAGCTCGCCAACACGACCGTGGGCGCCGTCTACCTTCTTGTGGGCATCTTGGGGCTCTTCCTGGCATCGACATCCTTGAATATCATTGCCTTGAACGGTGCCGATAACGTCCTGCACCTGGCCAGCGCGATTGTCCTGCTGTCGGTAGGCCTGTCCCAGGACAAGGCGCCCGCAGCCCGTACCGCACGGTCATGA
- the bcp gene encoding thioredoxin-dependent thiol peroxidase, whose protein sequence is MSESTPALAPGDAAPAFSLDDAHGKTVSLADYAGQSVIVYFYPKAATPGCTTEACDFRDNLGSLQAAGYAVLGISPDAPDALASFADDESLNFPLLSDPDNAVAKAYGSFGEKTVGEKTFAGTLRSTAVIDPHGKISQIEYGVDATGHVTRLRQSLGL, encoded by the coding sequence ATGTCCGAGTCCACCCCCGCCCTCGCGCCCGGCGATGCCGCACCAGCCTTCAGCCTCGACGACGCCCACGGCAAGACCGTCTCGCTGGCTGACTATGCAGGGCAGAGCGTCATCGTCTACTTCTACCCCAAGGCCGCCACCCCCGGCTGCACCACGGAGGCCTGCGACTTCCGCGACAACTTGGGCTCGCTGCAGGCGGCCGGCTACGCGGTACTGGGCATCTCCCCCGATGCCCCCGACGCGCTGGCCAGCTTCGCCGACGATGAATCCCTGAACTTCCCGCTGCTCTCGGACCCGGACAATGCCGTGGCCAAGGCCTACGGTTCCTTCGGCGAAAAGACGGTCGGCGAGAAGACCTTTGCCGGCACCCTGCGCTCCACCGCGGTGATCGATCCGCATGGAAAGATTTCCCAGATTGAATACGGGGTGGATGCCACGGGCCACGTTACGCGCCTGCGGCAGTCGCTCGGCCTCTAG
- a CDS encoding SDR family oxidoreductase: MSEHRSQDTQRAGKERISPPEQRQPEPGLDQHLEPGADHGERSYRGRGRLTGKRALITGGDSGIGAAVAIAFAREGADVALAYLPAEKPDATRIASILDEAGVQVQHLPGDLRERSYRDSLVDEAAKALGGLDILVNNAGKQVSVPSLEQLRDEQIEATFDVNIFAMFALSRAALKVLPEGGSIINTTSIQAFDPSDHLMDYAATKGAISNFTKSLASQAAKKGIRVNAVAPGPIWTPLQPSDGQPIEALPEFGHDTWLGRAGQPVEVSPAYVFLASDEASYILGSTVHVNGGKNQP; the protein is encoded by the coding sequence ATGTCCGAGCACCGATCGCAGGATACGCAGCGCGCCGGCAAGGAACGCATCAGCCCGCCGGAACAACGCCAGCCCGAACCCGGGCTGGATCAGCACCTTGAACCGGGCGCCGATCACGGCGAGCGCAGCTACCGCGGCCGGGGACGGCTGACCGGGAAGCGGGCCTTGATCACCGGTGGCGATTCGGGCATTGGGGCGGCGGTGGCCATCGCCTTCGCCCGCGAAGGGGCCGACGTGGCCTTGGCCTACCTGCCCGCGGAGAAACCCGACGCCACCCGGATTGCGTCGATCCTGGACGAGGCCGGGGTCCAGGTGCAGCATCTGCCCGGAGACCTGCGGGAGCGCTCCTACCGCGACTCCCTGGTGGACGAGGCGGCGAAGGCCCTGGGCGGGCTGGACATCCTGGTGAACAATGCCGGGAAGCAGGTCAGCGTCCCGTCGCTGGAGCAGCTGCGCGACGAGCAGATCGAGGCGACCTTCGACGTGAACATCTTCGCCATGTTCGCGCTGAGCCGGGCGGCCCTGAAGGTGCTGCCCGAGGGCGGATCGATTATCAACACCACCTCCATCCAGGCCTTTGATCCCTCGGATCACCTGATGGATTATGCGGCCACCAAGGGCGCGATCAGCAACTTCACCAAGTCGTTGGCTTCCCAGGCGGCGAAGAAGGGCATCAGGGTCAATGCCGTGGCGCCCGGCCCCATCTGGACTCCGCTGCAGCCCTCGGATGGCCAGCCGATCGAGGCACTGCCGGAGTTCGGCCACGATACCTGGCTGGGCCGTGCCGGGCAGCCGGTGGAGGTCTCCCCCGCCTATGTGTTCCTGGCCAGTGACGAGGCGTCCTACATTCTCGGATCCACGGTGCACGTGAACGGGGGCAAGAACCAGCCCTAG
- a CDS encoding Rho termination factor N-terminal domain-containing protein — translation MASNSQSSIKDEELYEELREEGNSKQKSARIANAAARDGRSAVGKRGGKSGDYEDWTVQELQKRAKEVGIEGRSKMRKSELIDALRNS, via the coding sequence ATGGCCAGCAATTCGCAGAGCAGCATCAAGGACGAGGAACTGTATGAGGAACTGCGCGAAGAAGGCAACTCCAAGCAGAAGTCCGCACGCATCGCCAATGCCGCGGCCCGCGATGGGCGTTCGGCCGTCGGAAAGCGGGGCGGGAAATCCGGTGATTACGAAGACTGGACCGTGCAGGAGCTTCAGAAACGAGCCAAGGAGGTTGGCATCGAAGGACGATCGAAAATGCGGAAGTCAGAACTGATCGACGCGTTGCGCAACTCCTGA
- a CDS encoding ABC transporter ATP-binding protein, translating into MLLKLILKHSRPYTGWIIAVVILQLATTMATLYLPSLNAKIIDVGVVTADVDYIWRTGGLMLIVALIQVATAVAAVYFGAKTAMSVGRDIRQSVFEKVSTFSAQDVNKFGAATLITRGTNDVQQIQMLTLMALNFMINAPIMSIGGVVMAIREDPGLSWLVWVSVPLVLIVVGLLVIKLMPLFRDMQVRIDGINGVLREQITGIRVVRAFVREEHETQRYDEANQKLTDLGVKVGNLFVLMFPAITMILHLSTAAVLWFGGHRVDNGQVEVGALTAFLQYLLQILMAVMMGTFMAMMIPRAMVSADRICEVLDSEPSMQDAADREVLLPEPGTVEFKNVTFGYPGAEAPVLSGISFTAKPGQTTAIIGSTGAGKTTLLNLIPRLYDATEGEILIGGVPLKELGREAISKNISAVPQRPYLFSGTIESNLRFGAQDAEDEELWQALRIAQADGFVAEREGQLASKISQGGTNVSGGQRQRLCIARALAAKPKTYLFDDSFSALDVSTDAKLRAALAEPTKDAAVIIVAQRVSTITEADQILVLDHGEIVARGTHEELLESSETYQEIVTSQLSVEEVA; encoded by the coding sequence ATGCTTCTCAAGCTCATCTTGAAACATTCCAGGCCCTACACGGGCTGGATCATTGCCGTAGTCATCTTGCAGTTGGCCACCACCATGGCCACGCTCTACCTTCCCAGCCTGAACGCGAAAATCATCGACGTGGGCGTCGTGACTGCCGATGTCGACTACATCTGGCGCACCGGCGGCCTGATGCTCATCGTGGCCCTCATCCAGGTGGCCACCGCCGTGGCCGCCGTGTACTTCGGGGCCAAGACCGCGATGAGCGTGGGCCGGGACATCCGCCAGTCCGTCTTCGAGAAGGTCTCCACCTTCTCGGCCCAAGATGTCAACAAGTTCGGTGCCGCCACCCTGATCACCCGCGGCACCAATGACGTGCAGCAGATCCAGATGCTGACCTTGATGGCCCTGAACTTCATGATCAATGCCCCCATCATGTCCATCGGCGGCGTGGTGATGGCCATCCGCGAAGACCCGGGATTGTCCTGGCTGGTCTGGGTTTCGGTCCCGCTGGTACTGATCGTTGTCGGCCTGCTGGTCATCAAGCTCATGCCGCTATTCCGTGACATGCAGGTGCGCATTGACGGAATCAACGGGGTGCTGCGCGAGCAGATCACCGGTATCCGCGTGGTGCGTGCCTTCGTCCGCGAAGAACACGAAACCCAGCGCTACGACGAGGCCAACCAGAAACTGACCGACCTCGGTGTCAAGGTCGGCAACCTGTTTGTCTTGATGTTCCCCGCCATCACCATGATCCTGCACCTGTCCACCGCCGCGGTGCTCTGGTTCGGCGGCCACCGTGTGGATAACGGCCAGGTGGAAGTAGGCGCGCTTACCGCCTTCTTGCAGTACCTGCTGCAGATCCTGATGGCCGTCATGATGGGCACCTTCATGGCCATGATGATTCCCCGCGCGATGGTGTCGGCCGACCGCATCTGCGAGGTCCTGGACAGCGAGCCGTCCATGCAGGATGCCGCAGACCGCGAGGTCCTGCTTCCAGAACCGGGCACCGTGGAATTCAAGAATGTGACGTTCGGATACCCGGGCGCCGAGGCCCCGGTGCTCTCCGGCATTTCCTTCACCGCCAAGCCGGGGCAGACCACCGCCATTATCGGTTCCACCGGTGCGGGCAAGACCACCTTGCTGAATCTCATTCCACGGCTCTACGACGCTACGGAAGGCGAAATTCTCATTGGCGGTGTGCCGCTGAAGGAACTGGGGCGCGAGGCGATCTCGAAGAACATCTCCGCCGTTCCCCAGCGCCCGTACCTGTTCTCCGGAACCATCGAGTCCAACTTGCGCTTTGGCGCCCAGGACGCCGAGGACGAGGAGCTGTGGCAGGCCCTGCGGATCGCGCAAGCCGATGGCTTTGTCGCCGAGCGCGAAGGGCAGCTGGCATCGAAGATCTCCCAGGGCGGCACCAATGTGTCGGGTGGCCAGCGCCAGCGCCTGTGCATCGCACGGGCCTTGGCCGCCAAGCCCAAGACCTATCTCTTCGATGACTCGTTCTCGGCGCTCGACGTGAGCACCGATGCGAAATTGCGGGCGGCCCTGGCCGAACCGACCAAGGACGCCGCCGTGATCATCGTGGCCCAGCGCGTCTCGACCATCACCGAGGCCGACCAGATCCTGGTCTTGGACCATGGGGAAATCGTGGCCCGGGGTACCCACGAAGAACTGCTGGAATCCTCGGAAACCTACCAGGAAATCGTGACGTCCCAGCTGAGCGTGGAGGAGGTGGCCTAA
- a CDS encoding NAD-dependent succinate-semialdehyde dehydrogenase, translating to MSMYAVTNPATGEVEAEFATASDEQIQQALSSTDQAYQAWSVSALDDRVALLNRVADIYEARAEELAAIITREMGKPIKQSLGEISIVVAIYRYYAKNGPKFLEDEELEIASGGRALVRKESVGVLLGIMPWNFPYYQVARFAAPNLMNGNTILLKHAPQCPESALAMEQIFQDAGAPQGAYVNILATNDQVADIIADRRVQGVSLTGSERAGSAVAEIAGRHLKKVVLELGGSDPFLVFADADIARTAKLGMRARFGNTGQACNAAKRFIIDSSVYEDFSAALVDQVAGIKLGDPTQGENFLGPLSSAAARDGLAAQVQDAIDKGATVLAGGKPVDGPGAFYEPTILAGVTEQMRAFSEELFGPVAVLYKVDGEDEAVALANNTDYGLGASIHTQDLARAERIAGQLSSGMVSINEPSASSPELPFGGVKRSGIGRELGKYGMDEFINRKLVKIAGR from the coding sequence ATGAGCATGTACGCAGTGACCAATCCAGCCACCGGTGAAGTCGAAGCAGAATTTGCCACAGCCAGCGACGAGCAAATCCAGCAGGCCCTATCGAGCACGGATCAGGCCTATCAGGCATGGTCGGTGTCCGCGCTGGATGACCGGGTGGCCTTGCTCAACCGCGTGGCGGACATCTACGAGGCCCGCGCAGAAGAACTTGCCGCGATCATCACCCGGGAAATGGGCAAGCCGATCAAGCAGTCGCTGGGAGAAATCAGCATCGTGGTGGCCATCTACCGCTACTACGCGAAGAATGGCCCGAAATTCCTGGAGGACGAAGAGCTGGAGATCGCTTCCGGCGGCCGCGCGCTAGTGCGCAAGGAATCCGTGGGCGTGTTGCTGGGGATCATGCCGTGGAACTTCCCGTACTACCAGGTGGCCCGGTTCGCCGCTCCCAACCTGATGAACGGCAACACCATCCTGCTCAAGCATGCCCCGCAGTGCCCGGAATCGGCGCTGGCCATGGAGCAGATCTTCCAGGACGCCGGCGCCCCGCAGGGTGCGTACGTGAATATCTTAGCCACCAATGACCAGGTGGCCGACATCATTGCCGACCGCCGGGTGCAGGGGGTTTCGCTGACCGGTTCGGAGCGAGCCGGTTCGGCGGTGGCGGAAATTGCCGGGCGCCATCTGAAGAAGGTCGTGCTGGAGCTGGGCGGTTCTGACCCGTTCCTGGTGTTCGCGGACGCCGACATCGCCCGCACCGCCAAGCTGGGGATGCGCGCTCGCTTCGGGAACACCGGCCAGGCCTGCAATGCGGCCAAGCGCTTCATCATCGACTCCTCGGTCTACGAGGACTTCTCTGCGGCGCTGGTGGACCAGGTGGCCGGCATCAAACTCGGGGATCCGACCCAGGGGGAGAACTTCCTCGGCCCGTTGTCTTCGGCCGCGGCGCGCGATGGCCTGGCAGCCCAGGTCCAGGATGCCATCGACAAGGGGGCGACGGTGCTGGCCGGCGGCAAGCCGGTCGATGGGCCCGGCGCCTTCTATGAGCCGACCATCCTGGCCGGGGTCACCGAGCAGATGCGTGCCTTCTCCGAGGAGCTCTTCGGCCCGGTGGCGGTCTTGTACAAGGTGGACGGCGAAGATGAAGCCGTGGCACTGGCCAACAACACCGATTACGGGCTGGGCGCCTCCATCCACACCCAGGATCTGGCGCGGGCTGAGCGCATTGCCGGCCAGTTGAGCAGCGGCATGGTGTCGATCAACGAGCCCTCCGCCTCCTCGCCCGAGCTGCCTTTTGGCGGGGTGAAGCGTTCTGGCATCGGCCGTGAGCTGGGCAAGTACGGCATGGATGAATTCATCAATCGCAAGCTGGTCAAAATCGCCGGACGCTAG